Proteins from a single region of Arctopsyche grandis isolate Sample6627 chromosome 1, ASM5162203v2, whole genome shotgun sequence:
- the LOC143909135 gene encoding kelch-like protein 26 has translation MSHPMRAVKFHNPQHSIYILERLQQMKLKRQFCDVQISIKGKKIYAHSAVLTASSDHFKSHLNENKTDVQELVFDDIDSTNMNMLVDYCYTGNIEICENNVKDLLNLAGSLQIVPIVRACCHFLEESIDIKNCLEITTLAKLFSCTILEHLGLDFARNHFKELVRSKDFVKLDCSHVISLIKCELDVSSELDVWLGVKKWLEYDRENRIEDLYLILTFIKLPLLPKKIITDEIRPLCGLEAQCERLIAEAIQWQNMSNKRVKIEPREPISTILAVGAWTDSSSSIVEIYNPSKKSWSKFADLKIDRRNYSVVRVDENLLLIGGFSVSAGIHNNVESFNLTSGEKKALQTMQVPRDHPLVAVLGKFLYAAGGSNHTGNLATVERYDLEKDVWTTVDSMSTGRSGCGVAVLNNEMYVVGGWTGAASSITEAFNPISGKWKLCASMNVKRMWPGVAAIGGHIYTIGGRQLNTHITEKFSSVERYDPVADKWTFVADISSPRYGVAGGALGGNIFAVGGANGVQVLTTVEEYDVDKNEWKITGPLNSSREISNIVSVPWKMIKNVKFCY, from the exons ATGAGCCATCCAATGAGAGCTGTAAAGTTTCACAATCCTCAacattccatatacatattggAGCGTTTACAGCAGATGAAGCTAAAGCGTCAATTTTGCGATGTTCAAATATCAATCAAGGGAAAGAa GATTTACGCTCACAGTGCAGTGCTGACAGCATCAAGCGATCACTTCAAATCTCATCTCAACGAAAACAAAACTGACGTACAAGAATTAGTTTTCGATGACATAGATTCGACAAATATGAATATGCTTGTTGATTACTGCTATACTGGAAATATAG AAATTTGTGAAAACAACGTAAAAGATTTGCTAAATTTAGCTGGATCGTTACAAATAGTTCCGATAGTTCGAGCTTGCTGTCATTTTTTAGAAGAATcgattgatataaaaaattgtcTCGAAATCACAACTCTTGCAAAATTGTTCTCTTGTACAATCCTCGAGCACCTTGGCTTGGATTTTGCAAGAAATCATTTTAAAGAG CTTGTTCGATCTAAAGATTTTGTTAAATTGGATTGTTCTCATGTGATTAGTTTGATAAAGTGTGAACTTGACGTTTCTTCTGAATTGGACGTCTGGTTGGGTGTTAAGAAGTGGTTGGAATACGATAGGGAAAATCGAATAGAGGATCTCTATCTAATTTTGACTTTCATAAAATTGCCACTTTTACCGAAAAAG atCATAACCGATGAAATTCGTCCACTATGTGGACTCGAAGCGCAATGTGAACGCTTGATAGCAGAAGCTATACAATGGCAAAATATGTCCAACAAAAGGGTCAAAATCGAACCAAGAGAGCCAATTTCAACAATTCTTGCAGTTGGTGCTTGGACAGATtca AGTTCGTCCATAGTTGAAATTTACAATCCGTCGAAAAAAAGTTGGTCAAAGTTTGCCGATTTGAAGATTGACAGACGAAATTACAGCGTTGTTCGAGTAGACGAGAATTTATTGCTGATCGGAGGATTCTCCGTGTCGGCAGGAATTCACAATAAT GTAGAGAGTTTCAATTTAACGAGTGGTGAAAAGAAAGCTTTGCAAACGATGCAAGTGCCACGAGACCATCCTTTAGTTGCAGTTTTGGGAAAATTTCTCTATGCCGCAGGAGGAAGTAACCACACTGGTAATTTGGCGACTGTTGAAAG GTATGATCTTGAAAAGGATGTGTGGACGACCGTAGATTCCATGTCGACGGGTCGTAGCGGATGCGGAGTTGCCGTGTTGAATAACGAAATGTACGTGGTTGGAGGTTGGACAGGTGCGGCCTCATCTATAACGGAAGCTTTCAACCCAATTTCCGGAAAATGGAAACTGTGTGCATCGATGAACGTTAAGAGAATGTGGCCTGGG GTAGCCGCGATTGGTGGTCATATTTACACGATAGGTGGCAGACAATTAAACACTCACATAACTGAAAAGTTCTCCAGCGTGGAAAGATATGATCCGGTCGCAGATAAATGGACCTTTGTAGCTGATATCAGTTCGCCTAGATACGGAGTTGCGGGTGGTGCTTTGGGAGGAAATATTTTTGCAGTTG gt
- the LOC143920302 gene encoding kelch-like protein 28, giving the protein MCDSEKMEMFNNFYDSKYTLDGIYQLMLERQFCDVQISINGNKTYAHSVILAVSSDYFKSNLTKNKTDMYEIHFDDVNEGTMKVLIEYCYTKSIKIYEDNVKNILKLAGFLQITPVVGACCRFLAKCLNTKNCFEIIKLSKLHSSHRLEQQGMDFAKEHFKEVIRSEDFVKLDLDQLAELIHCEIDVSSDVWSSVKRWLDYDSKDRMKYLCTLLSFTKLSLIPSQVFLSEIYPLCKNDPTCVGLVSDVARWQIKCGEKLNVDSQDHVTTMLAVGSWDFYSSSIVEIYDPTKKNWSKLVDLNLQKTAYSVAIVDENLLFIGGYHGAKYVNDLESYNLKTGERKTLSPMKEPREHPAVAVLGDFLYAFGGYSPQNGFLSTTERYDLKNDTWISMGSLSIARHGCGVAVLNNEIYLVGGCTEKAVSVTEAFNPISGKWRTCASMNIKRMWLGLAVSNGYIYAIGGRKINSNITKKYSSVERYDPIADEWKFVADISSERYGIGGGALGGNIYAVGGGDGSILLTTVEEYDVDKNEWNIMASLNYPREITNIISVPWKVLKNQIKM; this is encoded by the exons ATGTGTGACTCGGAGAAAATGGAAATGTTTAACAATTTTTATGACTCAAAATATACCCTGGATGGCATATATCAATTGATGTTAGAGCGGCAGTTCTGCGATGTTCAAATATCAATCAAtggaaataa GACATACGCCCACAGTGTGATTTTGGCAGTATCGAGcgattattttaaatcgaacCTTACCAAAAACAAAACGGACATGTATGAAATACATTTTGATGATGTTAACGAAGGAACGATGAAAGTGCTGATTGAGTATTGTTATACGAAAAGCATCA AAATATACGAGGATAACGTTAAAAATATACTGAAATTGGCAGGTTTCCTACAAATAACTCCTGTAGTAGGCGCTTGCTGTCGTTTCTTAGCAAAATGTTTGAATACTAAAAATTGCTTTGAGATTATAAAGCTTTCAAAACTGCATTCTTCTCACCGTCTTGAACAGCAAGGTATGGATTTTGCAAAAGAACATTTCAAAGAG GTAATTCGTTCAGAAGATTTCGTCAAATTGGACTTGGACCAATTGGCAGAATTGATACATTGTGAAATTGATGTCTCTTCTGACGTGTGGTCTAGTGTAAAAAGATGGCTAGATTACGATTCAAAAGATCGAATGAAATATCTTTGCACACTTTTAAGTTTCACAAAACTCTCACTTATACCATCACAA gTTTTTCTCAGTGAAATCTACCCGTTATGCAAAAATGACCCCACATGTGTAGGATTGGTATCAGACGTTGCTCGATGGCAAATCAAGTGTGGAGAAAAGTTGAATGTTGATTCCCAAGACCATGTTACTACAATGCTGGCCGTTGGTTCTTGGGATTTTTAT agTTCATCGATTGTTGAAATTTATGATCCCACGAAGAAAAATTGGTCAAAACTCGTTGACTTAAATCTTCAGAAGACTGCTTACAGTGTTGCGATTGTTGATGAAAACTTGTTGTTTATTGGAGGATACCATGGAGCAAAATACGTAAATGAC CTAGAGAGTTATAACTTGAAAACTGGCGAACGGAAAACACTAAGTCCGATGAAAGAACCCCGTGAGCATCCCGCTGTTGCAGTTTTGGGAGATTTTTTGTATGCCTTTGGAGGTTATAGTCCCCAGAATGGTTTTCTTTCGACGACTGAAAG GTATGATCTGAAGAATGATACTTGGATCAGTATGGGTTCTTTATCTATAGCCCGTCATGGATGCGGAGTTGCCGTATTAAACAACGAGATCTATTTAGTTGGAGGATGCACTGAAAAAGCAGTATCTGTGACTGAAGCTTTCAACCCAATTTCGGGAAAATGGAGAACGTGTGCGTCTATGAACATTAAGAGGATGTGGTTAGGG tTAGCTGTGAGCAATGGCTATATATATGCAATTGGTGGCAGAAAAATTAACAGTAACATAACTAAAAAATACTCTAGCGTAGAACGGTATGATCCGATTGCCGACGAATGGAAATTTGTAGCTGATATAAGTTCTGAAAGATACGGAATTGGGGGAGGCGCTTTGGGTGGGAATATTTATGCAGTCG gtggtGGTGATGGGAGTATACTTTTGACGACAGTAGAGGAATACGACGTGGACAAAAATGAATGGAATATAATGGCTTCGTTAAATTATCCGCGTGaaataacaaatattatatcGGTGCCTTGGAAGGTGTTGAAGAATCAAatcaaaatgtga
- the LOC143909228 gene encoding kelch-like protein 26, with translation MCDTTEIAVDEDHLVKVWGIMYEFMMKNNLCDVEVQADGQKFWYHSIVLASSSEHLNIEFTEGQKNEQIKQINIPDKNVVAVQRVFEFCYTGKIELKKDSVKDILSVANFIRLRPVIKVCFRFMLNTINLENCLSLFELGKLHSYELLETKASEFIGLHFKEVSRSANFLTLDIIILRNLIEMDNIGVNSENEIFAAVKRWIQYDNDNRKQHIESLMELVRLALLPLQYLFNEVQPFCSGSLKCQQLILEAIQWQTIPTKRAQLSYRRTRPRFPLKTIMIAGGWNGTTTQTIEIYNVSTGTWKKYAETRIDRNGSGVGLMGDELMFIGGKHDAVNIVESINLITGKKTTLQPLQNARVFPTVIGKDDKFYVFGGSSTASLTGRIVMDSVEIWNSITKIWSYGTPMITGRYGCGGALLGNEFFVVGGGTHKAMDVVEAYCFATGKWRQCASMITKRCVPGVATLNGYLYAVGGIASFDPTDQRISSVERYDPVTDTWTIISNISSGRYSVGAGALGNDLIVIGGADGSVALSLVELYDVGLNKWKNLESPLIPRELMCVLNVPVSYLDHTLV, from the exons atgtgTGACACTACGGAAATTGCAGTAGATGAAGATCATTTGGTGAAAGTTTGGGGTATCATGTACGAATTcatgatgaaaaataatttatgtgaCGTCGAAGTACAAGCCGATGGACAAAA ATTTTGGTATCACTCTATTGTGTTGGCATCGAGTAGtgaacatttaaatattgagtTCACTGAAGGTCAAAAAAATGagcaaataaaacaaatcaatattcCAGATAAAAATGTAGTCGCTGTTCAAAgggtatttgaattttgttatacaggaaaaattg aattaaaaaaGGACAGTGTGAAAGATATTTTATCtgtagcaaattttataagattgaGACCAGTTATTAAAGTTTGTTTCCGCTTTATGCTTAATACTATCAACCTTGAAAATTGCTTAAGTTTATTCGAATTAGGTAAATTACATTCGTATGAATTACTAGAAACAAAAGCTTCCGAATTCATAGGACTACATTTTAAAGAA GTTTCAAGAAGTGCGAATTTTTTAACACTTGACATCATAATCTTGCGTAATTTGATTGAAATGGATAATATTGGAGTGAattctgaaaatgaaatatttgcaGCCGTTAAAAGATGGATAcaatatgataatgataataGAAAGCAACACATAGAGTCACTAATGGAATTAGTCAGATTGGCCTTGCTACCATTACag TATCTATTCAACGAAGTGCAGCCGTTTTGTAGTGGAAGTCTCAAATGTCAACAGTTGATATTGGAAGCTATACAATGGCAAACGATACCGACAAAAAGAGCACAATTAAGTTATCGAAGAACAAGACCACGATTTCCCTTAAAAACGATAATGATTGCTGGCGGTTGGAATGGAACT ACGACACAGACCATAGAAATTTATAATGTGTCGACAGGTACTTGGAAAAAATATGCCGAAACTAGAATCGACAGAAATGGTAGTGGAGTTGGACTTATGGGCGATGAATTGATGTTCATTGGTGGGAAACATGACGCTGTAAATATT gtcgagagtattaatttaattacggGAAAGAAGACCACTCTTCAACCACTTCAAAATGCTAGAGTTTTTCCAACGGTAATCGGAAAAGACGACAAATTTTACGTATTTGGAGGATCTTCTACTGCTTCTTTGACTGGTAGAATCGTAATGGACTCGGTAGAAAT atgGAACTCTATTACGAAAATTTGGAGCTATGGCACTCCAATGATCACTGGCCGCTATGGTTGTGGAGGAGCATTACTTGGAAATGAATTCTTCGTTGTAGGAGGTGGTACTCATAAAGCCATGGATGTGGTAGAAGCTTATTGTTTCGCAACTGGAAAATGGAGACAATGTGCTTCAATGATTACTAAAAGATGTGTACCTGGA GTTGCAACTTTGAATGGATATTTGTACGCAGTAGGTGGAATAGCATCTTTCGATCCTACTGACCAAAGGATCTCAAGTGTAGAACGATATGATCCTGTTACCGACACGTGgacaattatatcaaatattagcAGTGGCCGTTATTCAGTTGGAGCAGGAGCATTGGGAAATGATCTAATAGTcatag GAGGAGCCGATGGAAGTGTCGCTTTAAGTTTAGTAGAGCTGTACGATGTGGGTCTAAATAAATGGAAGAATTTAGAATCGCCTTTAATACCAAGAGAATTGATGTGTGTATTGAACGTTCCTGTTAGCTATTTAGATCATACACTTGTGTAA
- the LOC143909270 gene encoding kelch-like protein 1 has product MCDHSTTMFDDVEHAKRGFDIMYELMLQPSFCDVEVAVNSHSYPVHGIVMAAFSDYFKININQNCCTNQRTKVTINNVDWDAMKQIIEYCYTGKIELRTDTAEKIMNVAGVLQMPSLLNGCCEFLKNIIDNKNCIRIAKLANLYFCSDLKEMADEFLYNNFTEISKTDEFLQMDYAQLLEMLKSEDLNVSLEKCVFDGVKRWTEHDYANRKPHLYSLLELVKLPLLPAETLFDEADPMCDRKDPCFRLISQAIQWQTIPSRRAQLDSHRNTPRKLVNVALAVGDWNNNGPASSVQMYEPETKAWSPFMTLNTSLANFCTVVLNDEFIVLGGFENEQFFNSVDSYSIKNGAKTSLPPMREIRYRPAVAVIEGILYVAGGSIRQNVINSAEKYNPKTKEWSNVSPMPTARHEVGCVVFENEMFVIGGIFNSAYSFDAVEAYCPQKGKWRKCAPTTVKRGCPAVAVLGGFIYAVGGVQIGPNRANFLSAERYNPKLNTWTAIANISVARYASGMCSIGNSLILIGGSNGSATMTDCEQYDPSTDKWTPITSVGNRGHLSLIAIPKKRLNRIKPNSVIN; this is encoded by the exons ATGTGTGACCACTCAACAACTATGTTTGACGATGTCGAGCATGCAAAACGAGGATTCGACATAATGTACGAACTGATGTTGCAACCGAGCTTTTGTGACGTAGAAGTGGCTGTCAACTCAcatag CTATCCTGTCCACGGCATAGTAATGGCCGCCTTCAGTGACTATTTCAAAATCAACATAAATCAAAATTGCTGCACAAACCAACGCACAAAAGTTACTATTAACAACGTTGACTGGGACGCAATGAAACAAATCATTGAATACTGTTACACTGGAAAAattg AACTCCGTACGGATACCGCAGAAAAAATAATGAACGTAGCTGGAGTGCTTCAGATGCCGTCACTTTTGAACGGATGCTGtgaatttctgaaaaatattatcgacAATAAGAATTGCATTCGCATAGCGAAACTTGCTAATTTGTACTTTTGTTCAGATCTAAAAGAAATGGCAGATGAATTCTTGTACAATAATTTCACGGAG ATTTCAAAGACAGATGAATTCCTCCAAATGGATTATGCTCAATTATTAGAAATGTTGAAAAGTGAAGACCTGAATGTATCTCTGGAAAAATGTGTCTTCGACGGTGTCAAAAGATGGACAGAACACGATTATGCTAATAGAAAACCACATTTATATTCATTGCTCGAATTAGTTAAACTACCATTGCTTCCTGCTGAG acaCTTTTCGACGAGGCTGACCCAATGTGCGATCGTAAGGATCCTTGTTTTAGACTTATTTCACAAGCCATACAATGGCAAACCATACCCAGTAGAAGAGCACAACTTGATTCTCATAGGAACACACCTAGAAAATTGGTCAACGTCGCTTTGGCCGTCGGAGACTGGAATAATAATGGA CCGGCCTCTTCTGTCCAGATGTATGAACCGGAAACGAAAGCTTGGTCGCCGTTCATGACTTTAAATACGTCGTTGGCAAACTTCTGTACTGTAGTTTTAAACGATGAATTTATAGTGTTGGGTGGATTTGAAAATGAACAGTTCTTTAACtcg GTTGATAGTTATAGTATTAAAAATGGTGCGAAGACTTCATTGCCTCCTATGCGGGAGATTCGATATCGTCCAGCTGTGGCAGTCATCGAAGGAATTTTATATGTAGCTGGAGGTTCCATTAGGCAAAATGTCATCAATTCAGCTGAAAA atacaaTCCGAAGACTAAGGAATGGAGTAATGTTAGCCCGATGCCAACAGCGAGGCATGAGGTTGGTTGTGTTGTTTTCGAAAACGAAATGTTCGTCATCGGTGGTATATTCAATTCTGCGTACAGTTTTGATGCCGTCGAAGCCTACTGTCCCCAAAAAGGAAAATGGAGAAAATGCGCCCCGACCACTGTCAAACGAGGATGCCCTGCG GTTGCTGTTCTCGGAGGTTTCATATACGCTGTCGGTGGAGTCCAAATCGGTCCAAATCGAGCCAATTTTCTAAGTGCTGAAAGATACAATCCAAAATTAAATACTTGGACCGCGATTGCAAACATCAGTGTAGCCAGATACGCTTCAGGAATGTGCAGTATAGGCaacagtttaattttaattg gtGGAAGCAATGGAAGTGCAACGATGACTGATTGCGAACAATACGATCCTTCGACTGATAAATGGACTCCTATAACGTCAGTGGGAAATAGAGGGCATTTGAGCTTGATCGCTATTCCAAAAAAACGCTTGAATCGTATTAAACCTAATTCTGTAATAAACTGA